One Phocaeicola dorei genomic region harbors:
- a CDS encoding DUF3575 domain-containing protein, giving the protein MRHSYLFIIAIMLAVMTPRIASAQSIAVKSNVLYDLTGTFNLGGEIRCDDTHSFNLSVNYNPWNLGENKKMKHILIQPEYRWWLNETFIGSFFGVQAHFAQYNFGGTTPFTTVKNNRYQGNLIGCGITYGHQWLLSTFWSLEASISVGYAHLTYDKYGPAKGDALIKKSHSNYVGPTQLGISFIYFIQ; this is encoded by the coding sequence ATGCGACATTCTTACTTATTTATAATAGCAATCATGCTAGCAGTTATGACTCCGCGTATAGCCTCGGCTCAAAGTATCGCTGTAAAAAGCAATGTTCTTTATGACCTTACCGGCACTTTCAACCTGGGAGGAGAAATAAGGTGTGATGACACCCATTCATTCAATCTGAGCGTCAACTATAATCCCTGGAATCTGGGAGAAAACAAAAAAATGAAACATATTCTGATCCAGCCCGAATATCGTTGGTGGCTCAATGAAACATTCATAGGAAGTTTTTTCGGGGTGCAAGCCCATTTCGCCCAATACAATTTCGGTGGAACCACTCCTTTTACAACAGTAAAGAACAACCGTTATCAGGGTAATCTGATAGGTTGCGGCATTACCTATGGACACCAATGGTTGCTCAGCACATTCTGGAGTCTTGAAGCAAGCATATCTGTCGGATACGCCCATCTCACCTATGATAAATACGGTCCCGCCAAAGGAGACGCACTTATTAAGAAATCCCACTCCAACTATGTCGGACCTACCCAGCTAGGCATATCATTCATTTATTTCATTCAATAA
- a CDS encoding tyrosine-type recombinase/integrase, which produces MKEKSNLTLFMEQLIRSLKEEERFSTAHIYQSTLNAFMLFCKTDTIRFNQMERSYLKQFENHLRNKGCTWNTVSTYMRTLRSIYNKAVDDGLTEEKPRLFRHVYTGVKANTKRALDAKDMSKLLSASLPRPLPQSMEESRAWITLMFLLRGMPFVDLAHLRKTDLQDSVISYRRHKTGTLLTVEIPPAAMNLIKRYQNTDSNSPYLLPILSGNRKSEEEYAEYQHALRKLNYDLKQLAVYCGIKLNVSSYTSRHTWATLAKYCHFSEQLICDALGHSSTKVTETYLKSFKNDELDKANKVIINHINISI; this is translated from the coding sequence ATGAAAGAAAAATCTAACCTGACCCTATTTATGGAACAACTTATCCGGTCGCTAAAAGAAGAAGAGCGTTTCAGTACCGCCCACATCTACCAAAGCACATTGAACGCCTTCATGCTCTTCTGCAAGACCGACACCATCCGGTTCAACCAGATGGAACGTTCATACCTGAAACAATTTGAGAACCACCTGCGTAACAAGGGATGCACCTGGAACACTGTTTCCACTTATATGCGTACCTTGCGAAGCATCTACAACAAAGCCGTGGACGATGGTCTGACAGAAGAAAAGCCCCGTCTTTTCCGTCACGTATATACTGGTGTAAAAGCCAATACCAAACGCGCCCTCGATGCCAAAGACATGAGCAAATTATTAAGTGCCTCCCTTCCACGCCCCTTGCCGCAAAGTATGGAAGAGAGCCGGGCATGGATTACCCTAATGTTCCTGTTACGCGGGATGCCCTTTGTGGATCTGGCACACCTGCGCAAAACAGACCTGCAAGATTCCGTTATCTCCTACCGCCGCCACAAAACAGGAACCCTGCTCACCGTAGAGATTCCTCCCGCTGCCATGAACCTTATCAAACGGTATCAAAATACAGATTCCAACTCCCCCTACCTGCTTCCCATTCTCAGTGGAAACCGGAAAAGCGAAGAAGAATATGCAGAATACCAACATGCCTTGCGGAAACTGAACTATGACCTGAAACAACTGGCGGTATACTGCGGAATCAAACTCAATGTCAGTTCCTACACCAGCCGCCACACTTGGGCCACTTTGGCTAAATACTGCCACTTTTCGGAACAATTGATTTGTGATGCCCTAGGGCACTCCTCCACAAAGGTGACCGAAACCTATTTGAAAAGTTTTAAAAACGATGAATTAGACAAAGCAAATAAAGTAATAATTAATCACATTAACATTTCTATATAA
- a CDS encoding glycoside hydrolase family 20 zincin-like fold domain-containing protein, giving the protein MKNIRLGTLVACMCVLWGCEKPNVNIVMPQEASNRVLFAGEHLKKALEDAGYSSVMLSDTAGIDKDEVCIRLEQATDTAGLKKEGFTISTRGNMTTVTGNDGNGVIYGCRELIDHVGQYKDLKFPAQLTDAPEMVLRGGCVGIQKMEYLPGRGVYEYPYTPESFPWFYDKEQWIKYLDMLVENRMNSLYLWNGHPFASLVKLEEYPFAVEVDEETFKKNEEMFSFLTAEADKRGIFVIQMFYNILLSKPFAEHYGLKTQDRNRPITPLISDYTRKSVAAFIEKYPNVGLLVCLGEAMDTYEDDVEWFTKTIIPGVKDGLKALGRTDEPPILLRAHDTDCKMVMDAALPLYKNLYTMHKYNGESLTTYEPRGPWSKIHSDLSALGSIHISNVHILANLEPWRWGSPDFVQKAVNAMHNVHGANALHLYPQASYWDWPYTADKLPDGKREYQLDRDWIWYKTWGRYAWNCHRDRSSEVEYWDKQLGDYYGTTSAEAGDILEAYEQSGEIAPKLLRRFGITEGNRQTLLLGMFMSQLVNPYKYTIYPGFYESCGPEGEKLIEYVEKEWKKQPHVGELPLDIVAQVVEHGDKAVAAIDKAAAAVTRNKEEFGRLQNDMHCYREFAYAFNLKVKAAQRVLNYQWGKDLNELDAAIPLMEQSLDHYRKLVALTDSTYYYANSMQTAQRRIPIGGDGGKNKTWKEMLVHYENELANFKANLQLLKDKAAGKVTESAAEIKPLSAANVKILNGLTPVKLATGASLFSNVPGKVDALAAELEGLTAYRMNGDVQRKEGTTIEFEAAAPVNLLVGYFRDDQKKYAKAPKLETDASANDYGQAEPKLTNAVRIAGMPLANVHAYHFEAGKHTLLLPKGYTMVLGFTDAQVTPRNAGLAGAEETMDWMFY; this is encoded by the coding sequence ATGAAAAATATCAGGCTAGGAACACTTGTCGCATGTATGTGCGTGTTATGGGGGTGCGAGAAACCCAATGTGAATATTGTGATGCCGCAGGAAGCGTCGAACCGGGTGCTGTTTGCTGGAGAACATTTGAAAAAAGCGCTGGAAGATGCGGGGTATTCGTCTGTTATGTTGTCGGATACTGCCGGTATAGATAAAGATGAGGTCTGCATCCGTCTGGAACAGGCTACTGATACAGCCGGACTGAAAAAGGAGGGATTTACCATTTCTACCCGTGGAAACATGACTACAGTGACAGGAAACGACGGAAACGGTGTGATTTACGGCTGTCGTGAATTGATAGATCATGTAGGACAATACAAGGATTTGAAGTTTCCGGCACAACTGACGGATGCTCCTGAAATGGTGCTTCGCGGAGGTTGTGTAGGGATTCAGAAAATGGAATACCTGCCCGGAAGAGGGGTGTATGAGTATCCCTATACGCCGGAGAGCTTCCCTTGGTTTTATGATAAGGAACAATGGATAAAATATCTGGATATGCTGGTGGAAAACCGTATGAATTCCTTGTATCTGTGGAACGGGCATCCGTTTGCTTCCTTGGTGAAGCTGGAAGAGTATCCTTTTGCCGTAGAAGTGGATGAGGAAACTTTCAAGAAAAATGAGGAAATGTTCTCGTTTCTGACTGCCGAAGCGGACAAGAGAGGTATTTTTGTGATCCAGATGTTTTATAATATATTGTTAAGCAAGCCTTTTGCCGAGCATTACGGGTTGAAAACACAGGATCGTAACCGTCCTATTACTCCGCTGATCAGTGATTATACACGTAAGTCGGTGGCCGCGTTTATAGAAAAATATCCCAATGTGGGTTTGCTGGTATGCTTGGGGGAAGCGATGGATACCTATGAGGATGATGTGGAGTGGTTTACCAAAACCATTATTCCGGGAGTGAAGGACGGGTTGAAGGCACTGGGGCGTACGGATGAGCCGCCCATCTTGCTGCGTGCGCACGATACGGACTGCAAGATGGTGATGGATGCCGCGCTGCCGTTATACAAGAACCTCTATACCATGCATAAATACAATGGTGAGTCACTGACTACTTACGAACCGCGAGGTCCTTGGTCCAAGATACATTCGGATCTGAGTGCTTTGGGAAGTATTCATATCAGTAATGTGCATATTCTGGCAAACTTGGAACCGTGGCGTTGGGGATCTCCCGACTTTGTACAGAAAGCGGTGAATGCCATGCACAATGTACATGGAGCCAATGCCCTGCATCTGTATCCGCAGGCTTCTTATTGGGACTGGCCGTACACGGCTGATAAGTTGCCGGATGGCAAACGGGAGTATCAGCTGGACCGTGACTGGATATGGTACAAAACCTGGGGACGCTATGCATGGAACTGTCATCGGGACCGTTCATCTGAAGTGGAATATTGGGACAAGCAGTTGGGCGATTATTATGGTACGACTTCTGCCGAAGCCGGAGATATTCTGGAGGCATACGAGCAGAGTGGAGAGATTGCTCCGAAGTTGCTCCGCCGTTTCGGCATCACGGAAGGGAACCGGCAGACTTTGTTGCTGGGTATGTTTATGAGTCAGTTGGTGAATCCTTATAAATATACTATCTATCCGGGATTTTATGAGAGTTGCGGGCCGGAGGGCGAGAAGCTGATAGAATATGTGGAGAAAGAATGGAAAAAACAGCCACATGTGGGCGAATTGCCGTTGGATATTGTGGCGCAGGTGGTGGAACACGGTGACAAGGCGGTGGCGGCCATTGATAAGGCTGCCGCAGCGGTGACTCGTAATAAAGAGGAGTTCGGACGTTTGCAGAATGACATGCATTGCTATCGTGAATTTGCATACGCGTTTAACCTGAAAGTGAAAGCTGCGCAGCGTGTCTTAAACTATCAGTGGGGAAAGGATCTGAACGAATTGGACGCTGCTATTCCATTGATGGAACAAAGTCTGGATCATTACCGCAAGCTGGTGGCATTGACGGATAGTACTTATTATTATGCCAACAGTATGCAGACCGCGCAACGCCGTATTCCTATCGGTGGTGACGGTGGCAAGAACAAGACCTGGAAAGAGATGCTGGTGCATTATGAAAATGAACTGGCTAATTTCAAGGCGAACTTGCAGTTGCTGAAAGATAAGGCGGCAGGTAAGGTGACAGAAAGTGCAGCTGAGATAAAACCTTTGTCCGCCGCAAATGTGAAGATTCTGAACGGACTGACTCCGGTGAAACTGGCGACGGGTGCAAGCCTGTTTTCCAATGTGCCGGGCAAGGTAGATGCGTTGGCCGCCGAGTTGGAAGGGCTGACTGCTTATAGAATGAACGGGGATGTGCAGCGCAAGGAAGGTACGACAATAGAGTTTGAAGCGGCTGCTCCGGTGAACTTGTTGGTAGGTTATTTCCGTGATGACCAGAAGAAGTATGCGAAAGCTCCGAAACTGGAAACGGATGCTTCTGCCAATGATTACGGTCAGGCGGAACCGAAACTGACCAATGCCGTACGCATAGCGGGTATGCCGCTGGCGAATGTACATGCTTATCATTTTGAGGCTGGAAAGCATACCTTGTTGCTGCCGAAAGGATATACGATGGTGCTGGGATTTACAGACGCGCAGGTAACTCCGCGTAATGCGGGACTGGCCGGTGCGGAGGAAACGATGGACTGGATGTTCTATTAG
- a CDS encoding helix-turn-helix domain-containing protein, with protein MMKGILLYCSMNAFFTGQIIEEARKKANMTQAKLAEKIGTNKSYISRVETGKTEPKVSTFYRIASALGLNVELTPAM; from the coding sequence ATGATGAAGGGCATATTGTTATATTGTTCAATGAATGCTTTCTTTACCGGGCAAATAATTGAAGAGGCAAGGAAGAAAGCAAATATGACACAGGCGAAACTTGCCGAAAAGATAGGGACTAATAAGTCTTATATTTCCCGTGTGGAAACAGGAAAAACAGAGCCTAAGGTTTCTACTTTTTATCGTATTGCTTCTGCTTTGGGATTGAATGTTGAGCTGACCCCTGCTATGTGA
- a CDS encoding malectin domain-containing carbohydrate-binding protein has protein sequence MKKILILAFSLLSLGTYAQREVPQSRMEQIYEEAKTPYKYGLAVAPADNKHKIDCPTVFREGDKWYMTYVVYNGKSGLDGRGYETWIAESDNLLEWRTLGRVLSYRDGFWDCNQRGGFPALPDMEWGGSYALQTYKGKHWMTYLGGEGTGYESVNKPLYIGLAWTDRPLGSAHEWQAQDQPVMSIHDKDAQWWEKLTQYKSVVYWDKEKTLGAPFVMFYNAAGRHPETDLKAERVGIALSKDMKKWKRYPGNPVFAHEADGTITGDAHIQKMGDVYVMFYFSAFEPSRKYKAFNTFAASYDLVHWTDWKGADLIIPSKDYDELFAHKSYVVKYNGVVYHFYCAVNDAEQRGIAIATSKPMGRSQVHFPEREVKNRRMVMELDKGWKTWLTEATHLKGLFAQKAIEVNIPHNWDDYYGYRQLTHGNLHGTAIYEKTFTLDDSQFLISNSSFGKRYFLRFEGVGTYATITLNGKDFGRHPVGRTTLTLDVTDALKLGENKLVVKAEHPEMIADMPWVCGGCSSEWGFSEGSQPLGIFRPVVLEATDEIRIEPFGVHIWNDDKAGTVFVETEVKNYGKTAETVEVVNKFSNADGKQVFRLTEKVTLQPGEKKVVKQQSPVQNPVLWSTENPYLYKLASMIKRGKSTTDEISTPFGIRTISWPVKREDGDGRFYLNGQPVFINGVCEYEHQFGQSHAFSREQVAARVKQIRAAGFNAFRDAHQPHHLDYQKYWDKEGVLWWTQFSAHVWYDTPEFRENFKKLLRQWVKERRNSPSVVMWGLQNESTLPKEFAEECSEIIREMDPTARTMRVITTCNGGDGTDWNVIQNWSGTYGGDVNKYGRELSQKNQLLNGEYGAWRSIGLHTEPAAFDVNGVWSEERMCQLMETKIRLAEQAKDSVCGQFQWIFSSHDNPGRRQPDEAYRRIDKVGPFNYKGLVTPWEEPLDVYYMYRANYVPASEDPMVYLASHTWEDRFATGRRRATIEAYSNCDSVLLYNDAVDAEYLGRKLNHGVGTHFMWENRDIRYNVLRAVGYFKGKPAAEDVLVLNGLEKAPHFEALYRGSAIVPVAADRLNGTDLLKGAEGYTYLYRLNCGGDAYTDTYGQVWAQDNSRYSHSWAESFVHPSDSVQLLSPYQASQRTTNDPIHGTRDWELFQTFRFGRHKLNFRFPVPDGEYRVELYFTEPWHGTGGGVQTDCEGLRIFDVAVNDKVLLDDLDVWAEAGHDGACKKVVNAIVKGGVLKINFPEVKAGQALICGIAIACKGDLDSVRSFSAHSFSWAAQDKEVMEKTPKELLPEDKNARANVTYQAEDAVLKGKFIKKEVKKQTGVFFGKGTQSSITWNISTGLAQVYALRFKYMNVTGKPMKVRMQFIDSKGVVLKEDNLTFAETPGKWRMLSTTTGTYINAGYYKVVLSAPDMEGLALDALDVQ, from the coding sequence ATGAAGAAGATATTGATACTGGCATTTTCACTGTTGTCATTGGGAACATACGCCCAACGTGAAGTTCCGCAATCGCGCATGGAGCAGATTTATGAGGAAGCCAAGACTCCTTATAAATATGGGCTGGCTGTAGCTCCGGCCGACAACAAGCATAAAATAGACTGCCCTACCGTGTTCCGCGAAGGGGATAAGTGGTATATGACCTACGTGGTTTATAATGGTAAGAGCGGACTGGACGGACGTGGATACGAGACATGGATAGCCGAAAGTGATAATCTGTTGGAATGGCGTACATTGGGACGTGTCTTGTCTTATCGTGACGGATTCTGGGATTGCAACCAGCGTGGTGGTTTCCCTGCATTGCCGGATATGGAGTGGGGAGGAAGCTATGCCCTGCAGACGTATAAAGGCAAGCATTGGATGACTTATCTGGGTGGGGAAGGGACCGGATATGAATCGGTGAACAAGCCGCTGTATATTGGTTTGGCCTGGACAGACCGGCCTTTGGGTTCCGCCCATGAATGGCAGGCACAGGACCAGCCCGTGATGAGTATCCATGATAAAGACGCGCAATGGTGGGAAAAGCTGACTCAATATAAGAGTGTGGTCTATTGGGATAAGGAGAAAACATTGGGCGCACCTTTCGTCATGTTCTATAACGCGGCAGGACGGCATCCGGAAACGGATTTGAAAGCGGAACGGGTGGGTATCGCCTTGTCCAAAGATATGAAGAAATGGAAACGATATCCGGGCAATCCGGTCTTTGCACACGAAGCGGACGGAACCATTACGGGGGATGCGCATATCCAGAAAATGGGCGATGTGTATGTCATGTTCTATTTCTCGGCTTTTGAACCGAGCCGCAAATACAAGGCATTTAATACATTTGCTGCCAGTTATGACCTAGTACATTGGACGGATTGGAAAGGGGCGGATTTGATTATCCCTTCTAAAGACTATGATGAATTGTTCGCTCATAAGAGTTATGTGGTGAAATACAATGGGGTGGTGTATCATTTCTATTGTGCCGTGAATGACGCGGAACAACGTGGTATAGCCATTGCTACCAGCAAACCGATGGGACGTTCACAAGTGCATTTCCCGGAACGGGAGGTGAAGAATCGCCGGATGGTGATGGAATTGGATAAAGGATGGAAAACATGGCTGACGGAAGCAACTCATCTGAAAGGGTTGTTTGCTCAAAAGGCAATAGAAGTAAATATTCCTCATAACTGGGATGATTATTATGGCTACCGCCAACTGACACATGGTAATTTGCACGGTACTGCCATATACGAAAAGACCTTCACATTGGATGATTCTCAGTTTCTAATTTCCAACTCTTCATTCGGAAAACGTTATTTTCTTCGTTTTGAGGGAGTGGGGACGTATGCCACTATAACGTTGAATGGAAAGGATTTCGGCCGTCATCCCGTAGGGCGTACTACGCTGACATTGGATGTGACGGATGCGTTGAAGCTGGGAGAGAATAAGCTGGTAGTGAAAGCGGAACATCCTGAAATGATAGCCGACATGCCTTGGGTGTGCGGTGGCTGTTCCTCGGAATGGGGATTCAGCGAAGGTTCCCAGCCTTTGGGAATTTTCCGTCCCGTGGTGCTGGAGGCTACGGATGAGATCCGCATTGAGCCTTTCGGAGTGCATATCTGGAATGATGATAAGGCGGGAACTGTCTTTGTGGAAACGGAGGTGAAAAATTACGGAAAGACTGCTGAGACGGTGGAAGTGGTTAATAAATTCAGTAATGCGGATGGCAAGCAGGTGTTCCGCCTGACGGAGAAGGTGACTTTGCAGCCGGGTGAAAAGAAGGTGGTGAAGCAACAATCGCCAGTGCAGAATCCTGTTTTATGGAGTACGGAGAATCCTTATTTGTATAAACTGGCCAGTATGATAAAGCGTGGTAAGAGTACTACGGATGAGATTAGTACACCCTTTGGTATCCGTACCATCAGTTGGCCGGTGAAACGGGAGGATGGTGACGGACGGTTCTATCTGAACGGACAGCCTGTCTTTATCAATGGAGTGTGTGAATATGAACATCAGTTCGGACAAAGCCATGCTTTCAGCCGTGAGCAGGTGGCAGCCCGTGTGAAACAGATCCGTGCGGCGGGCTTCAACGCTTTCCGTGACGCTCACCAGCCCCATCACCTGGATTATCAGAAATATTGGGACAAGGAAGGAGTCTTGTGGTGGACTCAGTTTTCGGCCCACGTGTGGTATGATACTCCGGAGTTTCGTGAGAATTTCAAGAAACTGCTCCGCCAGTGGGTGAAAGAGCGTCGTAACTCGCCCAGTGTGGTGATGTGGGGATTGCAGAACGAAAGCACGCTGCCTAAGGAGTTTGCCGAAGAGTGTAGTGAGATTATCCGGGAAATGGATCCTACGGCCCGTACCATGCGTGTGATTACTACGTGTAACGGTGGTGATGGGACAGATTGGAATGTTATTCAGAACTGGAGTGGAACCTATGGTGGTGATGTGAATAAGTATGGCCGTGAATTGTCACAGAAGAATCAGTTGTTGAACGGTGAATATGGGGCATGGCGCAGCATCGGATTGCATACGGAACCGGCAGCTTTTGATGTGAATGGTGTATGGAGCGAGGAGCGTATGTGCCAGCTGATGGAAACCAAGATACGACTGGCGGAACAGGCAAAGGACAGTGTGTGCGGACAATTCCAATGGATATTCAGCAGTCATGATAATCCGGGACGCCGCCAGCCGGATGAAGCGTATCGCCGGATAGATAAGGTGGGACCATTTAATTATAAAGGATTGGTGACTCCGTGGGAGGAGCCGCTGGATGTATATTATATGTATCGCGCGAACTATGTGCCGGCTTCCGAAGATCCGATGGTTTATCTGGCATCTCATACATGGGAGGACCGTTTTGCGACAGGCCGCAGACGGGCTACCATTGAGGCGTACAGCAATTGTGACAGTGTGTTGCTGTACAATGATGCGGTGGATGCTGAATACTTGGGACGGAAATTGAATCATGGGGTGGGGACTCATTTCATGTGGGAAAACCGCGATATCCGTTACAATGTGCTTCGTGCTGTGGGGTACTTTAAAGGAAAACCGGCAGCGGAAGATGTGCTGGTGCTGAACGGTCTGGAAAAAGCTCCTCATTTTGAAGCTCTTTACCGTGGTTCTGCTATAGTGCCTGTTGCTGCCGACCGGTTGAACGGAACTGATTTGTTGAAAGGAGCTGAGGGATATACGTATCTTTATCGTTTGAATTGCGGAGGAGACGCTTATACGGATACGTATGGTCAGGTCTGGGCGCAGGATAACAGCCGTTATTCTCATTCGTGGGCGGAATCGTTTGTTCATCCGTCGGATAGTGTACAGTTGTTGAGCCCTTATCAGGCGAGCCAGCGTACCACGAATGATCCCATTCATGGCACTAGGGACTGGGAACTGTTCCAGACTTTCCGCTTCGGACGCCATAAGCTGAACTTCCGCTTTCCCGTTCCGGATGGCGAGTATCGTGTGGAACTTTATTTTACAGAACCCTGGCATGGTACAGGAGGCGGCGTACAGACGGATTGTGAAGGCTTGCGTATTTTTGATGTAGCGGTAAATGATAAAGTACTTCTGGACGACTTGGATGTATGGGCTGAAGCGGGTCATGACGGCGCTTGCAAAAAGGTGGTGAATGCTATCGTGAAAGGGGGAGTCTTGAAGATTAATTTTCCGGAGGTGAAAGCGGGGCAAGCTTTGATTTGTGGCATTGCGATAGCTTGTAAAGGCGACTTGGATTCCGTTCGCTCTTTTTCTGCCCATAGCTTCAGCTGGGCTGCACAAGACAAGGAGGTGATGGAAAAGACTCCCAAAGAATTATTGCCTGAAGATAAAAACGCACGTGCCAATGTGACTTATCAAGCGGAGGATGCTGTGCTGAAAGGTAAGTTCATAAAGAAAGAGGTTAAGAAACAAACCGGGGTTTTCTTTGGTAAAGGTACACAAAGCAGTATTACTTGGAACATTTCTACCGGTCTGGCACAAGTCTATGCTCTTCGTTTTAAATACATGAATGTTACAGGGAAGCCTATGAAGGTGCGTATGCAGTTCATTGATTCCAAAGGGGTGGTACTGAAGGAAGATAATCTGACTTTTGCCGAAACTCCCGGAAAGTGGCGTATGCTGAGTACAACGACGGGTACGTATATCAATGCAGGCTATTATAAGGTGGTGCTTTCCGCACCGGATATGGAGGGACTGGCATTGGATGCGCTGGATGTGCAATAA
- a CDS encoding AAA family ATPase — MPKFIIDKIGPIEHVDFTLNKVNMLIGPQSSGKSTIAKVISFCLWLEKDVLMRRNTDYVSWSFVEKQLLEFHKLKNYLNEGYAIFFVGDAIDFCYTKDMCFAKLKDGFERCKIGKVAYIPAERNAVTLPNIASLKMPEYNTRSFIFDWLEVHQKFQKKNAVDLLKLKLKYYYDESSQKDMIVLEDGKEIGLEEASSGLQSVVPLYVYVYYLTHWIYDHQEDISFEKKDRIEGALSREYIKMFSKQMNVVMDEEFLNQAVKEAKLSPGFKKILGTAKTLKKAGNDSLDNLLETVLELEENISHPHYSNIIVEEPELNLFPETQKDLIYDLLEMINSGRDHLLMTTHSPYLLYALNNCMLGALVQENIPEEEEGLQKMKDSFVKPEDVSVWEIKNGKFFPYKENPNYTIQDERGLIRNNYFDRIMKNIMTDFAALMDYCDED, encoded by the coding sequence ATGCCAAAATTTATAATAGATAAGATAGGTCCGATAGAGCATGTTGATTTTACTTTGAATAAAGTGAACATGCTGATTGGTCCGCAAAGCAGTGGGAAAAGTACAATAGCTAAGGTTATCAGTTTCTGTCTATGGTTGGAAAAGGATGTGCTGATGCGTCGTAACACTGATTATGTAAGTTGGAGCTTTGTGGAAAAACAGTTGCTAGAGTTTCATAAATTGAAAAACTATCTGAATGAAGGATATGCTATATTCTTTGTGGGTGATGCTATTGATTTTTGTTATACAAAAGATATGTGCTTCGCTAAATTAAAAGACGGGTTTGAAAGGTGCAAAATTGGCAAAGTCGCTTATATACCCGCTGAAAGAAATGCTGTTACGTTACCCAATATTGCGTCATTGAAGATGCCTGAATATAATACAAGAAGCTTTATTTTTGACTGGTTGGAAGTTCATCAAAAGTTCCAAAAGAAAAATGCTGTCGATTTGCTGAAACTGAAATTGAAGTATTATTATGACGAATCATCCCAAAAGGATATGATTGTGCTGGAAGATGGAAAAGAAATAGGATTGGAGGAGGCTTCCAGCGGGTTGCAGTCGGTTGTGCCGTTGTATGTTTATGTATATTATTTAACCCATTGGATATATGATCATCAGGAAGATATTTCTTTTGAAAAGAAAGACAGAATAGAAGGGGCATTGTCCAGGGAGTATATTAAAATGTTTTCCAAACAAATGAATGTTGTTATGGATGAGGAATTCTTGAATCAGGCAGTAAAAGAAGCAAAGCTTTCTCCAGGGTTCAAAAAGATATTAGGAACAGCAAAGACCTTGAAAAAAGCGGGTAATGATTCTTTGGATAATTTGTTGGAAACCGTTTTGGAACTTGAAGAGAATATTTCTCATCCTCATTACTCCAACATTATAGTGGAAGAGCCGGAGTTGAATTTGTTTCCCGAAACTCAAAAAGATCTTATCTATGATCTGTTGGAGATGATCAATAGCGGACGGGATCATTTACTGATGACTACCCACAGCCCTTATCTGCTTTATGCACTGAATAATTGCATGCTGGGGGCTTTGGTACAAGAAAATATACCGGAAGAAGAGGAGGGATTACAAAAGATGAAGGATTCGTTTGTCAAGCCGGAGGATGTTTCTGTATGGGAGATTAAAAATGGAAAATTTTTTCCTTATAAAGAGAATCCGAACTATACTATTCAAGATGAAAGAGGATTGATTCGCAATAACTATTTTGATCGGATAATGAAGAATATCATGACAGACTTTGCTGCCTTAATGGATTATTGTGATGAGGATTGA